The Amycolatopsis sp. DG1A-15b genome contains the following window.
AGCTACACCTTCGACGACGTGCCGGCCGGCCAGACCGACCCGAACCTGACGCACTTCTCGATCGCGCACGACCAGGCCGACGTCCTGCCGCTGACCAAGCAGGCCAAGCAGCTCAACCCGCAGGCCAAGATCATGGCGTCGCCGTGGAGCGCGCCGCCGTGGATGAAGGACAACGACAGCTACCTGCTCGGCTGGGTCGAATCGCAGTACTACCCCGCCTACGCCCAGTACTTCGTCAAGTACCTCCAGGCCTACCAGGCCGCGGGCGTGCCAATCGACTACGTCTCGATGCAGAACGAGCCGACGTGCTGCGCGAGCTACCCGTCGACCAACTGGAACGGCGCCGGCCTGGCGTACTTCGCGAAGAACAACCTGCTGCCCGCACTGCAGGGTGCTGGTCTGTCCACAAAGGTCCTCGCGCTCGACTGGAACTGGGACACCTACGCGTCCTACGGCGCACCGACGCTGGACGACTCGGCGATCCGCAACCACCCGAACTTCGGCGGCGTGGCCTGGCACGGCTACGGCGGTGACATCGCCCAGCAGACGACCGTCCACAACCAGTACCCGAACGTCAACGCCTACTCGACCGAGCACTCCGGCGGCACCTGGATCTCGAACCAGCAGGCCGAGGACATGAACAACATCGTGGACTACACCCGGAACTGGTCGAAGAGCTTCGTCAAGTGGAGCCTCGGCGTCGACCAGAACATGGGCCCGCACAACGGCGGCTGCGGCACCTGTACCGGCTTGATCACCGTCCACAACGGAGACTCACGCAGCGGGCAGGTCGACTACACCGTCGAGTACTACACCATGGGCCACCTGACGAAGTTCGTGAAGCCGGGCGCCTACCGGATCGACTCGAACGACAGCTCGGCGGTGCGCAACGTCGCCTGGAAGAACCCGGACGGCTCGAAGGCGCTGATCGCGTACAACTCCGGCACCGGCAACCAGAGCGTGCGGGTGAACTGGGGCAACTCGTCGTTCACCTACACCCTGCCCGGCCGCACTTCGGCGACGTTCACCTGGAGCGGCAACCAGGGCAACGGCGGCGGCACCGGCAAGACCGGCCCGATCACCGGCCTCGGCGGCAAGTGCATCGATGTCGCGGGTGCCAGCAGCGCCAACGGCACCGCGGTCCAGCTCTACGACTGCAACGGCTCCGGCGCCCAGCAGTGGACGGCCGGCACCGACGGAACCCTGAAAGCGCTCGGCAAGTGCCTCGACGTCACCGGGCAGTCCACAACGGACGGCGCCCAGCTCCAGCTCTGGGACTGCGGCGGCACGGCCAACCAGAGATGGGCGGCCACCGCGGCCCGCGACCTCGTCGGCGCGGGGTCGAACAAGTGCGTCGACGCGACCGGCAACTCCAGCGCCAACGGCACCCGGCTGCAGATCTGGACCTGCACCGGCGCCGCCAACCAGAAGTGGAACGTACCCGCATGAAGAAACGAGCAGTGTTGGGCGCTCTGATCGCCGCGTCGGCGATGGTGCTCGCGCCGGGCGTCGCGCAGGCGGCGACCGGCCCGATCACCGGCATCGGCGGCAAGTGCGTCGACGTCGCCGGCGCGAGCACCACCAACGGAACAGCCATCCAGCTCTACGACTGCAACGGCACCAACGCTCAACAGTGGACGGTCGGCAGCGACGGATCCCTGCAGGCGCTGGGCAAGTGCCTCGACGTCACGAGCGCCGGCACGGCCAACGGCACGACGATCCAGCTCTGGGACTGCAACGGGTCCACCGCCCAGAAGTGGACGGCCAACGCGGCGAAGAACCTGGTCGGCACCGGGTCCGGGAAGTGCCTCGACGCCACCGGCAACTCCAGCGCCAACGGCACGCGGCTGCAGATCTGGACGTGCGCGAGCACGGCCAACCAGCAGTGGACGCTGCCGGCCGGCGGCACCACCCCGCCGCCCGGACCGGGGGCGATGGCCGTCGCGCCCTACCTCTACAACGGCTGGGGCGACCCGCCGAACCCGGCGACGATCATGAGCGCCACCGGCGTCAAGTGGTTCACGCTGGCGTTCGTCCTGTCCAACGGCTACTGCAACCCGCAGTGGGACGGCGGGCGGGCGCTGACCGGCGGCGTCGACCAGACCACGATCAACACCATCCGCGCGGGCGGCGGCGATGTCATCCCGTCGTTCGGCGGCTACTCCGGCAACAAGCTGGAGTCGTCGTGCGGCAGCGCGGGCGAGCTGGCGGCGGGCTACCAGAAGGTGATCAACGCCTACGGCCTCAAGGCGATCGACATCGACATCGAGGCCGACGCCTACAGCAACCCGACGGTGCAGCAGCGCACGGTCGACGCGCTCAAGACGGTCCGGGCGAACAACCCGGGCATCAAGCTGTACGTCACCTTCGGCACGGACCAGTCCGGTCCGGACAACAGCCTGGTCAACCGGGCGGCACAGGCCGGCCTCACGGTCGACGGCTGGGTCATCATGCCCTTCGACTTCGGCGGTGCGGGCCAGAACATGGGCACGTTGACGCAGCGGGCGGCCGAGGGCCTGAAGAACGTCGTCAAGAGCGCGTACGGCTACGACGACGACACGGCCTACCGGCACATGGGCATCTCGTCGATGAACGGCATCACCGACAACAGCGAGACGGTCACGCTCACCGACTTCACCACCATCCTGGGCTACGCGAACGCGCACCACCTGGCCCGGTTGACGTTCTGGTCGGCGAACCGCGACCGCCCGTGCCCCGGCGGGTACCCGAACAACGACACCTGCTCGGGGGTTTCCCAGCAGGCGTGGGACTTCACGAGGATCTTCGCCCGCTACGCCGGCTGACCCCGGCCGCTCGACGAGGCCGTGAAGGCCGCCGCGAGGCGGCCTTCACGGCGTAGGGCTGCCGGGCCGCGGCTCTGGGGAAGCGGCGACCCGGCAGCGTGGGGTCCCGCCGGCCGCTGGGGGTCTCCGGCGGCGGAACCGCCCCCCGAGGCTATCGACCGCCTGTCGCGTGCGGCTCGTGCTCGGACCGTACGGACGTCAAGCCTGCCCGAACGCCCCAAAGCGGGGTCGCTCCGGCTATTCCGCCGCGCTGGCCGCGCGGGCCGCCTCGGCGCGGTCGGCGTACGCGTCCACCAGCTGTTCCTCGGCGTCGTCGAGGTACTTCAGCAGCAGCTGCTCCGCACCCGGGCCGTCGCCGGCCTCGATGCGGTCCAGGATTTCGTGATTGCGGGGCAGGTAGCGCTCGTGGAAGCGGCGCGGCTCGGCCATGATGTGGAACACCAGCCGCAGCTCGGCGGTCAGCCTGCCGACCAGCTCGTTCACCCGCTCGCTGCCGGACAGCGCGGCCAGCTCCTGGTGGAACCAGACGTTCGCGGTGCCCAGGTCCTTCCAGTTGCCGGTGCGCGCGGCCTCGTCCCCGATGTCGACCTTCTCCTTGATCCGCGCGAAGGACGCCGGCTTGGCCCGCACCCCGCGGACCGCGGCGCATTCGATGATCTTGCGCACCCGGTAGATGTCGACGACGTCCTCGACGCTCGGGATGCGGACGAAGACCCCGCGGTTGAGCTCGTGGGCGAGCAGCCGCTCGTGCGTGAGCAGCCGGAACGCCTCGCGGAGCGTGTTGCGGGAGACGCCCAACGCGTTGCCGATGTCCTGCTCCGACAGCCGGCCGCCGGGCAGGAAGAACCCTTCGGCGATGCGCTTGCGGAGGACGCCGGCGACCCGCTCGGCCGTGCTCTTGCGCGTGACCAGGCCGCGGTCGGCCTCCAGGCCCGGGACCACGCCGTCTTCGATGACCACGGCACGAGGGTACCCGTCACCCAGAGGACGATCCAACTGGACTCTTGTGGAATTGTTCAACAATCCCTACCGTGTGAGGCACGCCACGATGAGAGACACTGGCCAGGAGGTGCCCCATGACTGCCACTACCGCTACCGAGGCCCGGCCGTTCGACTGGTTCCGCACGCTGGGAAAACGTGGCCGCCGCGCCTTCGTGGGCGCGTTCGGCGGGTACGGCCTGGACTCGTTCGACTACCAGACCCTGCCGCTCGGCCTGGCCGCGATCACCGCGTACTTCGGCATCTCGAGCGGTGAAGCCGGCTTGCTCGGCACGACGACGCTGGTCGTGTCGGCCGTCGGCGGGGTCGGGGCGGGCATGCTGGCCGACCGGATCGGCCGCGTCCGCACGCTGCAGATCACCATCGCGATGTACACGATCTTCACCGTGCTCTGCGGGTTCGCGCCCAACTTCGAGACGCTGCTGATCTTCCGCGCGCTGCAGGGCCTTGGCTTCGGTGGCGAGTGGGCGGCCGGCGCGGCACTGGTCGCGGAGTACTCCTCGGCGCGCTACCGCGGCCGGACCGTGGCGTTCGTGCAGAGCGCGTGGGCGGTCGGCTGGGGTCTGTCGGTGGTCGTCTACACCGTCGTGTTCACCGTGGCCAGCGACGACGTGGCCTGGCGGATCATGTTCTGGACCGGCGTCATCCCGGCGCTGCTCGTGCTGTGGGTCCGCAAGAGCGTCAAGGACGCCCCGCGCGCGGAGGAACGGCTGAAGACCGAGCGCCCCAAGGGCACCCTCGTCCGGATCTTCAAGGGTGACCTCCTGCGCACGACGTTCTTCGCCGCGCTGCTGTCCACCGGTGTCCAAGGCGGGTACTACGCCATCAACACCTGGCTGCCGACCTACCTGAAGAAGACGCGCGACCTGACCGTGATCGGCACCGGCGGCTACCTCGCCTTCCTCATCACCGGGGCGTTCGTCGGCTACGTCTGCGGCGGCTACCTCACGGACCTCCTGGGCCGCAAGAAGACCTTCCTGACTTTCGCGGTGCTGTCGGCCATCCTGATCGTCGCCTACACGCAGATCCCCAAGGGCGCCAACGGGCTCGTGCTGGTCCTCGGTTTCCCGCTCGGCTTCGCGATGTCCGCGATCTTCAGCGGCTTCGGCGCGTTCCTCGCCGAGCTGTACCCGACCGCGTTGCGCGGCACCGGGCAAGGCTTCACCTACAACTTCGGCCGCGCGGTCGGCGCGGTGTTCCCGGCCGTCGTGGGCTTCCTGGGCGCGGGCGGCGCGATCGTCATCGGCGCGGCCGGTTACGGCATCGCCGTGCTCGCGCTGCTCGGCCTCCCCGAGACCCGCGGCATCGAACTAGTCGACTGAGGGGGAACTCATGACGACCTTCGACGAACCAGCCACGTACACGCCCGCGCAGGCGCGAGCGGCGTTCCGCACCGGTACCGCCCACCCCACGACCGGCTGGGCCAACGGCTTCACCCAGACCAACCTGATCGCCGTGCCCGAGGACTGGGCCTACGACGTCCTGCTGTTCTGCACCCGCAACCCGCAGGCGTGCCCGCTGCTCGACGTCACCGATCCCGGCGACCCGGCCACCCGGCTCGCCGAGGACGCGGACCTGCGCACCGACCTGCCGCGCTACCGGATCTGGCAGAACGGCGTCCTCGCCGGCGAGGTGTCGGACGCCACCGGCCTGTGGCGCAGCGACATGGTCGCCTTCTCGATCGGCTGCAGCTTCACGTTCGAGACGGCGCTGGCCGCCGAGGGCGTCCCGCTGCGGCACGTCGACCAGGGCCGCAACGTCGCGATGTACGTGACGAACCGGCCGTGCGAGCCCGCCGGGCGGCTGTTCGGGCCGATGGTGGTGTCGATGCGCCAGATCCCGGAGGACCGCGTCGACGACGCCATCCGGATCACCCGCGCGATGCCCGCGGTGCACGGCGCCCCGGTGCACATCGGTGACCCGCGCGCCCTGGGCATCGGCGACCTGGCCCGGCCGGACTTCGGCGACCCGGTGGACGCCGAACCCGGCGACGTCCCGGTGTTCTGGGCCTGCGGGGTCACCCCGCAGGCGGCACTGATGGCGTCGCGGCCCCCCTTTGCGATCACCCACGCGCCGGGGTACATGTTCATCACCGATCGGTACGACAGCGAATACCGGGTGGGCTGAAATGGATCTGAACAGCGATCTCGGCGAGGGCTTCGGCGCCTGGAAGATGGGCGACGACGAAGCCATGCTCGACATCGTGACCAGCGCGAACGTCGCCTGCGGCTTCCACGCCGGCGACCCGTCGGTGATGCGGCGGGTGTGCGAACTGGCGGCCGGGCGCGGGGTCGCGATCGGCGCGCACGTCGGCTACCGCGACCTGGCCGGCTTCGGCAGGCGCGCCCTCGACATCGCCCCGGACGACCTGGCGGACGAAGTGCTCTACCAGATCGGCGCGCTCGACGCGTTCGCCCGCGCGGCCGGCAGCCGCGTGACGTACGTGAAGCCGCACGGCGCGTTGTACAACACCGCGGCGGCCGACACCGAGCAGGCGGCGGCGATCGTCGAGGGCCTGCGCCGGTACGACCCCGCGCTGGCGCTGCTCTGCCTGCCGGACTCGGAAATGCAGCGGGAGGCGGAGAAGGCCGGCGTCGTCGCGTACGCGGAGGCGTTCGCGGACCGGGCGTACACCGCGGAAGGCCGGCTCGTCTCGCGCAAGCGGCCGGGCGCCGTCCTGCACGACCCCTCGGCCGTGGCCGACCGGGCCGTGGCGATGGCGACCGGCGGCGGCGTCGTGACAGCCGACGGCGGCAAGCTCGACCTGCGCCCGGATTCCCTGTGCGTGCACGGCGACACGCCGGGCGCGGTCGAGCTGGCCCGCCGGATCCGCGCCGGCCTGACCGCCGCGGACGTCCCGCTCACGGCGTTCACCGGATGACCGTCCGGCTGCTGCCGTGCGGGCGGCGCGCGGTTTTGGTGGAACTGGACGACGTGCTGGGCTTCCAGGCGGCACTGACGCAGTCGCCGCCGGACGGGGTCGTGGAACTCGTCCCGGCGGCGCGGACGCTGCTGGTCCGCTTCGACCCGTCGGTCACGAACGCGGAACGGCTGGGGGCGCTGCTGCGACAAGTGTCCCCTGTGGACAGAGTCGCGGCCGACGCGGGCGAGGTGGTGATCCCGGTGGTGTACGACGGCGAAGACCTGGCCGACGTCGCCGCGGAGACGGGGTTGAGCGTGGCTTCGCTGATTTCCCGGCACACCGCGGGGACGTACGTTTCGGCGTTCTGCGGCTTCGCGCCGGGCTTCGCCTACCTGACCGGATCGGACCCCGCGCTGCACGTGTCCCGGCGGTCTTCGCCGCGCACCCGGATCCCGGCGGGCTCGGTGGCGATCGCCGGCGAGTACAGCGCGGTCTACCCGAGCGCGTCACCGGGCGGCTGGCGGCTGCTCGGCCGGACCGGCGTACCGGTGTGGGACGTCGAGCGCGACCCGCCGAACCTGCTGCCGCCGGGCACCCGGGTCCGGTTCACGGCGGTGCCGTCGTGAAGCTCGAAGTCGTCCGGCCCGGGTTCTCGACGACGGTGCAGGACCTCGGCCGCCCGGGCCACGCGGCGCTCGGCGTCGGCCGCTCCGGCGCGGCCGACCGCGAGTCGTTCCGGCTGGCCAACCGGCTCGTCGGGAACCCGGCCGGGGCGGCGGCCCTGGAGGTGACGCTCGGCGGGCTGGTGCTGCGCGCGACCGGCGTGACGACGCTGGCGGTCACCGGCGCTTCCTGCCCGTTCTCGAAGGGCGGGCCGAACGGGCCGATCACGTTGTGGCCCGGGGAAGAACTGGCGCTGGGCACGGCGGTGTCGGGATTGCGTTGTTACGTCGCGGTGCGCGGCGGGATCGACGTACCGCCGGTGCTGGGCTCCCGGGCGACGGACACGCTCGGCAAGCTCGGCCCGCCCCCGGTGACGGCCGGGATGCTGCTGCCGATCGGCCCGGCTCCGCGGGCGTTCCCGGTGGTGGATCTCGCGCCACGGGCGGCGTTGCCCGCGGAACCGGTGCTGCGCGTGACGCCGGGCCCGCGTCGCGACTGGTTCACCGCGCCGGACGAACTGCTGTCCACTGTGTACACGGTCTCGCCGGATTCGGACCGCGTCGGCATCCGCCTGACCGGGCCCGCCCTGTCCCGGGCGCGCCACGACGAGCTGCCGTCGGAGGCGTGCGTGCCGGGGTCGCTGCAGGTGCCGCCGTCGGGCCGGCCGATCCTGTTCCACGCCGACCACCCGACGACGGGTGGGTACCCGGTGATCGCGGTCGTCGAGGAGGCGGACCTGGACCTGGCGGCTCAGCTGCGGCCGGGTCAGACCGTCCGCTTCCGGGCGGCATAGCTTTCCTCCCAGCGTCGTGAGCGGCGGCGCGGGTCACGCCCGCCTGCCGCTCACGACCACCAGCCAGGCGGCGTTCGTGACGCCGATCGCGAGCCACGCCGCCCAGGCCGCGGCCGGGGCCAGCCCGGTGGTGACGACCCCCAGTGCCACCGTCACCACCACGGGCCACGCGCGCCACCGCCGGCGCGGCCGCCGCTCGGCCAGGTAGGCGTCCAGGGCCTCCGCGACCTGGTCGTCGATCTCGTCGCGCAGCCGCGCGTCCAGCTCAGACATGGGCCGGCACCGGCCGCGGCACGGCGACGGACAGGCACGCCAGCGCCAGCGGCACCTCCAGACCGGCCATGAGCAGCGAAAACACCACGTCGTCGCCGGCCGTGACCACGTCGAACCAGGCGTCAGCCAGCAGGAGCGTCGCCGTGGCCGTCGCGACCAGCGGCGTCCGCGCGTCGCCGCGGCTCAGCAGCCAGGCCGTGAGCAGCAGGCCGGCCGCCTCCGCCGTGTCGAGGCCCGTCCAGGCCAGCCGCCAGTGCTGCGCCGCGACGACGTCCGGCAGCGTCAGCCCGAGCACCGCGATCCACGGCAGCAGGCACAGCCCGGCCGCCCAGAAGAGCTTCTTCATGCGAACCCCCGAGTTCTCTCCCGACCCAAGGTAGCGATTGCAGAGATTCTTTGCAAACAATCTCTGTAGTACGCTCCCGGCATGGTCGAACGTCCCGAAAAGCGCGTCCTGACCGGCGCGGACCTCAAGGCCTTCTACAAGGCGCTGGCCAACCCCGTGCGCCGGGACATCCTGAGCTACCTGGGCAAACACGGCGAGGCGAACTCTACGAGCGTCGCGAAGGCGCTGGGCGAGAGCACCGGCACGACCAGCTACCACCTCCGCAAGCTCGCCGACCTGGAGCTGATCGAGGAGCTGGAAGACCGCGGGGACGGCCGCGAACGTTGGTGGAAGTCGCGGTCGAAGGACATCTACACCCCGCCCGGCCTCGACCTCGCGCCGGACGAGCGCGAAGCGATGCTCAAGCTCGGTGCGCTGAAGATGAGTCACGACCTGGGCCTGGTCACGCGGGCCTACGTGGGCTACGACAGCGCCAAGGGCTGGAACCAAATCCACCGCGCCGGACTGCACCTGACGAAGCAGCAGGTCGTGTCCTTCGTCGAGGAGTACCAGAACCTGGTGTGGAAGTACGCCACCGAGCCGGGGCAGCACCCCGAAGGCTCGCGGTCGGTGGCCGTCCGGTTCATCGTGGTGCCGGACGAGGAGCCCGCTGAGGACTAAAGCCCCGACACCCGGAGCGTGATGTTCAGCCGCCCGTCGAGGCCGAGCGCCGGGTCCGCCGTGCCCGGCAGCGTCTTCGGCACGCCGTGGTAGGCGAGCCGGGACGGGCCGCCGAACACGAACACGTCACCGGAGCGGAGTTCGACGTCGGTGTACGGCCGGCCGCGGGTTTCGGTGTTGCCGAAGCGGAAGACGCAGGCGTCACCGAGGCTGAACGACACCACCGGCTCCAGGCTGCGCTCGTCCTTGTCCTGGTGCAGCCCCATCTTCGCGGTGGCGTCGTAGAAGTTGACCAGCGCGATGTCCGGCGCGTACACCTCGGCCGGCTCACCGTACGCGGCCGCCAGCGCGCGGCGGCCGAGGTCGCCGAGCCAGTCCGGGAACGGCAGCACCGGCGTCCCCTCGCCGGTCGTGCGCGAGTAGCCGTACGGGTACCAGTGCCAGCCGAGGCAGACCGACTTCACCGACATCACGCCGCCGTTGGGCAGCCGGGTGTGGCGGTAGCCGGACCAGCCGCGGCAGGCCGCGACCAGCTCGCGCTGCTCGTCGAAGCCGAGCCAGTCCGGCAGGTGCACCGCGCCGGGCGCGAGCTCGGCGCGCGGGCGCGGCAGGAGGGCGTCCATCACCTCGATTGTGCCGGAGACTCCCGCTGCACACGCTCGGTGATCGTCGAAGGCACCACGCGGTGACCGCGGAACGTGACACCCGCGGTCACGAACAGCCGCAGGAGCCGCCCCAATGGACTAGCGGGACGGTCCTGCGGCCGCGTCCCCTCGCTTTGGGCCACCATGAAGTAGACGTTCCCACACCTGAATGTCACATGCCAGCGTGGATCAGCTACGAACGGGTCTCTTGACCACGGCGCCGCCGATCAGGCACGGAACGTCACGACGGTGACGCCGGCCTGCGCCGGCACGGGGTCGTTCATCGCCGCCAGCGCGGCCGGGACGTCGTCGAGCCCGATGCGCCGGCCGATCAGCGCGGTGAGGTCGATGCCCGCCGTCTCGACCACGCGCAGCAGCTCCGGGTACTCGTGGGCCTGGAGCCCGTGGATGCCGACGAGCTCCAGCTCACCGCCGATGACGCGGTGCATCGGGATCGGGGCGACGCCCTGCGCGGGCGGCATCAGCCCGGCCTGGACGTGCCGGCCGCGCTTGCGCAGGCTGCCGACCGAGGCCGCGCACGTCGACGGCGAGCCGAGGCAGTCGAGCGAGACGTGCGTGCCGCCGCCGGTCAGCTCGCGGACGTGCGCGGCGACGGCTTCCGGGCTGTCGAAGGCCGAGGAATCGACCGTGACGGCGGCACCAGACTTCGCGGCCAGCTGGAGGGCGGCCGCCGAGACGTCGACGGCGACGACTTTGGCGCCCGCCGCGACGGCCAGCAGCACCGCGGAGATCCCGACGCCGCCGCAGCCGTACACCGAGACCCACTGGCCCGCGGTGACGCGCCCCTGCCGCAGCACCGCGCGGAACGCCGTGCCGAACCGGCAGCCCAGCGCCGCGGCCTCGGCGGCGCCGAGCGAGTCCGGCAGCGCGACCAGGTTCGTCTCGGCGTGCTCGATGGCGACGCGCTCGGCGAACGACCCCCAGTGCGTGGCACCGGGCTGGAACTCGCGGTCGCAGATCTGCTGGTCACCGCGGGTGCACTGGGCGCAGGTGCCGCAGGCGCAGACGAAGGGCACGGTGACGCGGGCGCCGAGCTCCCAGCCGCGGACGCCTTCGCCGAGCGCGACCACCCGGCCGGCGAGCTCGTGCCCGGCGACGTGCGGCAGCGTGACGGCGGTGTCGTGCCCCTGCCAGGTGTGCCAGTCGCTGCGGCAGACACCGGTGGCGTCGACCTCGATCACCGCACCGCCCGGCGCGGCCACCGGCTCCGGCACGTCCCGCACGACGGGCGGGACGCAGAACTCCTCCATGACCACAGCTCGCACGGCACGAGCCTAACCGTCTTCGACACTGCTCAAGTGAGCGCGTGGAACCTCGTCCTGCTCCGCGGTGGGCCGAGGAGTTTGCTGAGCGAGCCGTCCGGCACGTTCAGGATGTCCTCGAGATTCCGCAGGGCCTCCAACGATTCCGGCCGCTCCGGCCGGCACCGTCCCGATTGCCAGTGGCTGAGGGTGGCCAGGCTGACCGTGGTTCCCCTGCCGCGCAAGCGATAGCGGATCCGCTCGAGGCCGAGGCCGCGGGCCCGGATCGCCGCCCGCAGGGCCACGTCGAACGGTCCGGCCGCCAGCAGCCGGCCCAGCTCCGCCTGTTCCCCCCGGTCGATGGTGCGTGTTCGCTGACCGGTCATCACAACGCTCCGAAGCACTCCCGAATACGAACATTGGAGCGTAGGCGCCGCTTCGCAAGATCGGAAGAGTCC
Protein-coding sequences here:
- a CDS encoding transcriptional regulator, which encodes MTGQRTRTIDRGEQAELGRLLAAGPFDVALRAAIRARGLGLERIRYRLRGRGTTVSLATLSHWQSGRCRPERPESLEALRNLEDILNVPDGSLSKLLGPPRSRTRFHALT